Proteins from one Ipomoea triloba cultivar NCNSP0323 chromosome 1, ASM357664v1 genomic window:
- the LOC115999717 gene encoding uncharacterized protein LOC115999717 isoform X1, translating to MSNNEVQSRKGVQSQVQPTEKPLEQTPSPRDKSVVKRPLTPAFEKSEVCSKKMRAEEVQDLFAQLKPEGMEPFKEAMAAFCEIVNDFAQMGRKNAELNRDVEAAKKEVAAAKVVAESALKKAKEWENRAEMAEKTVEHWKKAFKNLWKNAEDSRKRAEKAEKALNAVRVALINHSTSTIANAAARGTK from the exons ATGTCTAATAATGAAGTACAGTCGCGCAAGGGGGTCCAGTCCCAGGTTCAGCCTACAGAGAAGCCGCTGGAGCAAACACCTAGTCCTAGAGACAAGTCTGTCGTGAAGCGGCCACTCACACCGGCTTTTGAGAAATCGGAGGTCTGCAGCAAGAAGATGAGAGCCGAGGAAGTACAGGACTTGTTTGCGCAGCTCAAGCCCGAGGGCATGGAACCTTTCAAGGAG GCAATGGCTGCCTTTTGTGAGATTGTGAACGACTTTGCCCAAATGGGCAGGAAGAATGCAGAGCTTAATCGGGATGTTGAGGCGGCGAAGAAGGAGGTTGCGGCAGCTAAGGTGGTAGCCGAAAGTGCACTGAAGAAAGCTAAAGAGTGGGAGAATAGGGCAGAAATGGCAGAGAAGACTGTGGAGCATTGGAAGAAAGCTTTCAAAAACTTATGGAAGAACGCTGAAGACTCTAGAAAGAGGGCTGAGAAGGCAGAGAAAGCCTTGAATGCTGTGAGGGTAGCTTTGATAAACCACAGCACAAGTACGATTGCGAATGCAGCAGCCAGAGGCACCAAGTGA
- the LOC115999717 gene encoding uncharacterized protein LOC115999717 isoform X2, giving the protein MSNNEVQSRKGVQSQVQPTEKPLEQTPSPRDKSVVKRPLTPAFEKSEVCSKKMRAEEVQDLFAQLKPEGMEPFKEAMAAFCEIVNDFAQMGRKNAELNRDVEAAKKEVAAAKVVAESALKKAKEWENRAEMAEKTVEHWKKAFKNLWKNAEDSRKRAEKAEKALNAVRVALINHSTSTIANAAARGTK; this is encoded by the exons ATGTCTAATAATGAAGTACAGTCGCGCAAGGGGGTCCAGTCCCAGGTTCAGCCTACAGAGAAGCCGCTGGAGCAAACACCTAGTCCTAGAGACAAGTCTGTCGTGAAGCGGCCACTCACACCGGCTTTTGAGAAATCGGAG GTCTGCAGCAAGAAGATGAGAGCCGAGGAAGTACAGGACTTGTTTGCGCAGCTCAAGCCCGAGGGCATGGAACCTTTCAAGGAG GCAATGGCTGCCTTTTGTGAGATTGTGAACGACTTTGCCCAAATGGGCAGGAAGAATGCAGAGCTTAATCGGGATGTTGAGGCGGCGAAGAAGGAGGTTGCGGCAGCTAAGGTGGTAGCCGAAAGTGCACTGAAGAAAGCTAAAGAGTGGGAGAATAGGGCAGAAATGGCAGAGAAGACTGTGGAGCATTGGAAGAAAGCTTTCAAAAACTTATGGAAGAACGCTGAAGACTCTAGAAAGAGGGCTGAGAAGGCAGAGAAAGCCTTGAATGCTGTGAGGGTAGCTTTGATAAACCACAGCACAAGTACGATTGCGAATGCAGCAGCCAGAGGCACCAAGTGA